The sequence GACCGCGCATTGCGAGACGCCCCGCAACTTTCCCGATGATCTGATGCGCGCGATCGCCGCCACGGGGGGAGTCGTGGGGATGGGCTATTGGGACGAGGTCACCTGCGGCGATTTCGATCCAGCGGGCGTGGCACGGATGGTCCGAACCGCCATCGACCTTCTGGGCGAGGACCACGTGGCGCTGGGATCGGATTTCGACGGCTCCGTCACCACCGCCTTCGATACCTCCGAACTGGCCGCGCTGACCCATGCCCTTCTGGCCGAGGGGCTTGGCGAGGATCAGATCGCCAAGGTCATGGGCGACAACATGGTCCGCGTGCTGCGTGCCCGGCTGAACTGATCACCGCTTGCCCGCGTCGTAGACCATGTCGATCATCCGCTGCGTGCCCCTGCTGAATTCCAGAGGACAGGGATAATCCGCCCCCTCCGAAACGCTGCGGCAGAAGGCTTCGACCTGCAGAACGTAGTGATTCACGTTCGGAAACCGCTCCACCGACCGCGTGCCGACCGTCGTTTCAAGGTGCAATTCGGCCTGGTCGTAGACGCCCGCGTTGAAGGGGCAGGTCAGACGCAGCACCCCCTTGTCGCCGTGCAGGACCACCTCCTGCCGGGGCGCCATGCGGGTGGACACCATGCCACTGTAGGTGAATGTTCCGAAATCCGCGTCGACGCACACCTTGGTGTCGACCCCGTTGTCCCAGTCGATCCCGGCGTAGGGGATGGCCTCGGGTTCCGCCCCGGTCAGCAGCCGCACGACGCCGCAGGCATAGACGCCGATATCCGGCATCGCACCGCCCCCGGCACCGGCCTGATTGCGGATGTTGTCCGGATCATCGTTGAAGAAGGAGAAGGCCACCGTGACGTGGCGCAGATCTCCGAGCGCACCGTCTATTACCAGCTCGCGCGCCCGGTGCATCTGCGGATGATGGGCGATCATGAAGCCTTCGGCGCAGAGCAGGCCGGTGCGGTCGCGCGCGTCGATGACCGGATCGAAATCGGCGGCCTTCAGGCCCAGCGGCTTCTCGCACAGCACGTGCTTGCCCGCTTCCAACGCCTTGATCGCCCATTCCACGTGCAGGTGATTGGGCAGCGGGATGTAGACAGCATCGATTTCGCCGTCCTCCAGCAGGGCGTCGTATCCCTCGTGCACCCGCAGCTCCGGTGCAAAGGCCCGGAAACCGTCCGCCTTTTCCGGCGAGGACGTCGCCAGCGCCGCCAGCTCCGCCCCTTTCGCCGCGTGGATGGCCGGGGCCATCTGCTGCCTTGCAAAGTTCGACGCCCCGAGAACGCCCCACCGCACATGTGTCATGCTCACCTCCGATTTCCGTTGACCCGACCCTAG is a genomic window of Sulfitobacter alexandrii containing:
- a CDS encoding Gfo/Idh/MocA family protein — translated: MTHVRWGVLGASNFARQQMAPAIHAAKGAELAALATSSPEKADGFRAFAPELRVHEGYDALLEDGEIDAVYIPLPNHLHVEWAIKALEAGKHVLCEKPLGLKAADFDPVIDARDRTGLLCAEGFMIAHHPQMHRARELVIDGALGDLRHVTVAFSFFNDDPDNIRNQAGAGGGAMPDIGVYACGVVRLLTGAEPEAIPYAGIDWDNGVDTKVCVDADFGTFTYSGMVSTRMAPRQEVVLHGDKGVLRLTCPFNAGVYDQAELHLETTVGTRSVERFPNVNHYVLQVEAFCRSVSEGADYPCPLEFSRGTQRMIDMVYDAGKR